A DNA window from Actinokineospora baliensis contains the following coding sequences:
- a CDS encoding NUDIX hydrolase, which yields MSTHGPLVDPAGLPDWLGPVVAATENLDLGLWRRFAAPGPGSRDAAVLMLLGETEDGPDLLFQLRADTGGNHSGQVAFPGGGAEPGDAGPVDTAVREAVEETGLDPTGVRPVALLPRLHVPVSGFDVAPVLAHWERPSPVRAVDAAETQAVARIPVAHLADPANRFRVSHPSGYTGPAFAAPGMLIWGFTAGLLTMLLAVGGWERPWDTGDVRDLAQAWRGVGSGVRS from the coding sequence ATGAGCACGCATGGACCGCTGGTGGACCCGGCGGGGCTGCCGGACTGGCTCGGCCCCGTCGTCGCCGCGACCGAGAACCTGGACCTGGGGCTGTGGCGCCGGTTCGCCGCGCCGGGGCCTGGCTCGCGCGACGCCGCGGTGCTGATGCTGCTCGGCGAGACCGAGGACGGCCCCGACCTGCTCTTCCAGCTGCGCGCCGACACCGGCGGCAACCACTCCGGCCAGGTGGCCTTCCCCGGTGGTGGTGCCGAGCCAGGTGACGCCGGACCGGTGGACACCGCGGTGCGGGAGGCGGTCGAGGAGACCGGCTTGGACCCGACCGGTGTCCGACCGGTGGCGTTGCTGCCGAGGCTGCACGTCCCCGTGTCCGGGTTCGACGTGGCGCCGGTGCTGGCGCACTGGGAGCGGCCGAGTCCGGTGCGCGCGGTCGACGCGGCCGAGACGCAGGCCGTGGCCCGGATCCCGGTCGCGCACCTGGCCGATCCGGCGAACCGGTTCCGGGTGTCGCACCCGAGCGGCTACACCGGCCCTGCCTTCGCCGCCCCCGGCATGCTGATCTGGGGTTTCACCGCCGGGTTGTTGACCATGCTGCTGGCCGTGGGCGGCTGGGAGCGGCCTTGGGACACCGGTGACGTGCGCGACCTGGCCCAGGCGTGGCGCGGGGTCGGTTCGGGGGTCCGGTCGTGA
- the nth gene encoding endonuclease III: MTRALAEGYPDAHCELDFTTPLELAVATILSAQCTDVRVNLTTPALFAKYRTAADYASADRLELEEFIRPTGFYRNKTSSLIGLGAALVENHGGEVPGKLEELVKLPGIGRKTANVILGNAFGVPGITVDTHFGRLVRRWGWTEEEDPVKVEHAIGALVPRKDWTMLSHWVIFHGRRVCHARKPACGACLLYRDCPSFGDGPTEPEQAAKLVKGVEAPHLITLAEKTRDGYKPGKSTG; encoded by the coding sequence ATGACCCGCGCGCTCGCGGAGGGCTACCCGGACGCGCACTGCGAGTTGGACTTCACCACCCCGCTGGAACTGGCCGTGGCCACGATCCTGTCCGCGCAGTGCACGGACGTCCGGGTCAACCTGACCACGCCCGCCCTCTTCGCGAAGTACCGGACGGCCGCCGACTACGCCTCCGCCGACCGCCTAGAGCTGGAGGAGTTCATCCGGCCGACGGGCTTCTACCGCAACAAGACGAGCTCTCTTATCGGTCTTGGCGCCGCGCTGGTCGAGAACCACGGCGGTGAGGTGCCCGGGAAGCTCGAGGAGCTCGTGAAGCTCCCAGGCATCGGCCGCAAGACCGCGAATGTGATCCTGGGCAACGCGTTCGGCGTGCCGGGGATCACTGTGGACACCCACTTCGGCAGGCTTGTGCGGCGCTGGGGGTGGACGGAGGAGGAAGACCCGGTCAAGGTCGAGCACGCGATCGGCGCTCTGGTCCCGCGCAAGGACTGGACGATGCTCTCGCACTGGGTGATCTTCCACGGCCGCCGCGTCTGCCACGCCCGCAAGCCCGCCTGCGGTGCCTGCCTGCTCTACCGCGACTGCCCCTCCTTCGGCGATGGACCCACTGAGCCGGAGCAGGCCGCGAAGCTGGTCAAGGGCGTCGAGGCACCGCACCTGATCACGCTTGCGGAGAAGACCCGCGACGGCTACAAGCCCGGGAAATCGACCGGGTGA
- a CDS encoding phage holin family protein: MTQVTSAHGKADGSGLPQVPSIPLADDRAIAAGGEQSIGHLVKDATAHLSTLVRAEVELAKSEVTKEVKKGIKGSVFFIIALTVLLYSSFFLFFALAEMVADFGVLRSIAFGGVFLLMLAVSFLFTLLGMRKLKSLRAPERTISTVKDTAAALTHRGDTKS; encoded by the coding sequence ATGACGCAGGTGACCAGCGCGCACGGAAAAGCAGACGGTTCGGGGCTGCCGCAAGTCCCCTCGATCCCCCTCGCTGACGACCGCGCCATCGCGGCGGGTGGCGAGCAGTCCATCGGCCACTTGGTCAAGGACGCCACCGCCCACCTGTCGACCCTGGTGCGGGCCGAGGTGGAGCTGGCCAAGTCCGAGGTCACCAAGGAGGTGAAGAAGGGGATCAAGGGCAGCGTCTTCTTCATCATCGCGCTGACCGTGCTGCTCTACAGCTCCTTCTTCCTGTTCTTCGCGCTGGCCGAGATGGTCGCCGACTTCGGCGTGCTGCGCTCGATCGCCTTCGGCGGCGTGTTCCTGCTGATGCTGGCCGTGTCATTCCTGTTCACGCTGCTGGGCATGCGCAAGCTCAAGTCGCTGCGGGCGCCGGAGCGCACGATCTCCACCGTCAAGGACACCGCGGCCGCGTTGACCCACCGCGGCGACACCAAGTCCTGA
- a CDS encoding MarP family serine protease, whose translation MNWVDVLVIALAVLAAVSGARQGVVTALPAFIGVLIGAIAGIKLAPLVVEQIDSTPTRVAFAVAVFVLLVALGETFGVWIGRTIRQKISSPKLAGVDSALGAVVQGVVVFVVAWLIALPLTTVGGLPGLASAINNSAVLGGVNDVMPQAARGLPNELRQLLDVSGFPAAVDPFDRTPNKEVDPPDPALQASAVVQRVRPSVLKINAKAPSCERALEGSGFVVAPQRVMTNAHVVAGTDEVSVEAGDRTLRATVVHYDPATDLAILSVPALKADVLPFAPDDASSGQDGIVLGYPLDGPYTAAAARIRDRLPLRGPDIYDANTVTRDVFTLRAKVLSGNSGGPVVNPNGEVIGVVFGAAVDNSETGYALTAAEVRAEVDQAPSLREPVGTGRCSN comes from the coding sequence GTGAACTGGGTGGATGTGCTGGTGATCGCGCTCGCCGTGCTGGCCGCGGTGTCCGGGGCGCGCCAGGGCGTGGTGACCGCGCTGCCCGCGTTCATCGGGGTGCTGATCGGCGCGATCGCCGGGATCAAGCTGGCGCCGCTGGTGGTCGAGCAGATCGACTCGACGCCGACCAGGGTGGCCTTCGCGGTGGCGGTGTTCGTGCTGCTGGTGGCCCTCGGCGAGACCTTCGGCGTGTGGATCGGCCGGACGATCCGGCAGAAGATCTCCTCGCCCAAGCTGGCCGGGGTGGACAGCGCGCTCGGCGCCGTCGTGCAGGGCGTGGTCGTGTTCGTCGTGGCGTGGTTGATCGCGCTGCCGCTGACCACCGTCGGCGGGTTGCCCGGCCTGGCGTCGGCGATCAACAACTCCGCGGTGCTCGGCGGCGTCAACGACGTGATGCCGCAGGCCGCGCGCGGGTTGCCCAACGAGCTGCGGCAGCTGCTGGACGTCTCCGGGTTCCCGGCCGCGGTCGACCCCTTCGACCGGACGCCGAACAAGGAGGTCGACCCGCCCGACCCGGCCTTGCAGGCCAGCGCGGTGGTGCAGCGGGTGCGGCCGAGCGTGCTGAAGATCAACGCGAAGGCCCCGTCCTGCGAGCGGGCGCTGGAGGGCAGCGGGTTCGTGGTCGCCCCGCAGCGGGTGATGACGAACGCGCACGTGGTCGCGGGCACGGACGAGGTGAGCGTGGAGGCGGGCGATCGGACACTGCGGGCCACCGTGGTGCACTACGACCCCGCCACCGACTTGGCCATCTTGAGCGTGCCCGCGCTTAAGGCCGATGTCTTGCCGTTCGCACCGGATGACGCCTCTAGTGGCCAAGACGGCATCGTGCTCGGCTACCCGCTCGACGGGCCTTACACCGCCGCGGCTGCGCGCATCCGGGATCGTCTCCCACTGCGCGGTCCGGACATCTACGACGCCAACACGGTCACACGGGACGTGTTCACGCTGCGCGCCAAGGTGCTGAGCGGCAACTCCGGTGGCCCTGTGGTCAACCCGAACGGCGAGGTCATCGGCGTCGTGTTCGGTGCGGCGGTGGACAACTCGGAAACCGGGTACGCCTTGACCGCGGCTGAGGTGCGCGCCGAGGTCGATCAGGCGCCGTCGCTGCGGGAGCCCGTGGGCACCGGTCGCTGCTCCAACTAG
- a CDS encoding Crp/Fnr family transcriptional regulator: MDETLARAGIFQGVEPAAAEALAQTLEAVEFPRGHVIFAEGEPGDRLYIIQSGKVKLGRKSPDGRENLLGIFGPSDMFGELSIFDPGPRTSTATTVTEVRAVTMDRPALRQWIATRPEIAEQLLRVIARRLRRTNGMLADLIFTDVPGRVAKALLQLAQRFGSQEAGLLRVTHDLTQEEIAQYVGASRETVNKALADFAHRGWLRLEGKSVLILDPERLARRAR; the protein is encoded by the coding sequence GTGGATGAGACCCTGGCCCGCGCGGGCATCTTCCAAGGGGTCGAGCCGGCCGCGGCCGAAGCGCTCGCTCAAACGCTGGAAGCCGTGGAGTTCCCGCGGGGGCACGTGATCTTCGCCGAGGGCGAACCGGGCGACCGGCTCTACATCATCCAGTCCGGCAAGGTGAAGCTCGGCCGCAAGAGCCCGGACGGCAGGGAGAACCTGCTCGGCATCTTCGGCCCGTCCGACATGTTCGGCGAGCTGTCGATCTTCGACCCGGGCCCGCGCACGTCCACCGCGACCACGGTCACCGAGGTCCGCGCGGTCACCATGGACCGGCCCGCGCTGCGGCAGTGGATCGCGACCCGCCCGGAGATCGCCGAGCAGCTGCTGCGGGTGATCGCCCGCCGGTTGCGGCGCACCAACGGCATGCTGGCCGACCTGATCTTCACCGACGTGCCGGGCCGGGTCGCCAAGGCGCTGCTGCAGCTGGCCCAGCGGTTCGGCAGCCAGGAGGCCGGGCTGCTGCGGGTCACCCACGACCTCACCCAGGAGGAGATCGCGCAGTACGTCGGCGCCTCCCGGGAGACCGTCAACAAGGCGCTCGCCGACTTCGCCCACCGCGGCTGGCTGCGGCTGGAGGGCAAGAGCGTGCTGATCCTCGACCCCGAGCGCCTGGCGCGCCGCGCGCGGTAG
- a CDS encoding TlpA disulfide reductase family protein, translating into MTTTARWVLVAVILVVAGAVALWPRGSDPAPAQPGPDLTAERTAAALQPCPTGSGVPGLADAGAECLADGTRVSAGNVLGGRPVLVNVWATWCMPCRDELPLLAEYAASPGAVEVVGVAVQSPDKDALQLLTALGVRFPNLLDRDGQVQRGLRVPDALPASYLVAADGTATLITQPRLFRSVEEVRSAVESHVSQVGGGR; encoded by the coding sequence GTGACCACGACCGCGAGGTGGGTGCTGGTAGCGGTGATCCTCGTGGTCGCCGGGGCGGTGGCGTTGTGGCCGCGCGGGTCGGACCCGGCCCCGGCCCAGCCGGGGCCGGACCTCACCGCCGAACGCACGGCCGCCGCCCTGCAGCCCTGCCCGACCGGCTCCGGTGTCCCCGGCCTGGCCGACGCAGGCGCCGAGTGCCTCGCCGACGGAACCCGGGTCAGCGCGGGCAACGTCCTCGGGGGTCGACCCGTCCTGGTCAACGTGTGGGCGACCTGGTGCATGCCGTGCCGCGACGAGCTCCCGCTGCTCGCTGAGTACGCGGCGAGCCCCGGCGCGGTCGAGGTCGTCGGGGTCGCGGTGCAGAGCCCGGACAAGGACGCGCTGCAGCTGCTGACCGCACTCGGCGTGCGGTTCCCGAACCTGCTAGACCGTGATGGTCAAGTTCAACGGGGGCTGCGGGTGCCGGACGCCCTCCCAGCCTCGTACCTGGTCGCCGCGGACGGCACCGCCACGCTGATCACGCAGCCACGGCTGTTCCGGTCGGTCGAGGAGGTCCGCTCGGCCGTGGAGAGCCACGTCAGCCAGGTCGGAGGGGGCCGATGA
- a CDS encoding alpha/beta fold hydrolase, which yields MPARPDPSSVRIDGPWAHRDVYANGIRLHVAETGEGPLVLLLHGFGGFWWSWRHQLTALGDAGFRAVAVDLRGYGDSDKPPRGYDAWTLAGDVAGLVKSLGEPKAHLVGHDWGGLLAWTVAALHPRVVQSLATFSAPHPLALRGQIRRTALRRSPRNQARALRHLFTAQLPMLPERRLTNDGAALIEDRLRSWSGKYWAELPEAAQRYRTAMLVPGTAHSSLEYLRWAVRSQVRGEGRRFTEALGRKIEAPVLQLYGADDPCVLPRTRGTSAPWIGGATEAHELPMVGHFPHEEAPEATNALLTAFVKG from the coding sequence GTGCCCGCCCGCCCGGACCCGTCGAGCGTCCGCATCGATGGCCCGTGGGCGCACCGCGACGTCTACGCGAACGGCATCCGGCTGCACGTGGCCGAGACCGGTGAGGGTCCGCTCGTGCTGCTGCTGCACGGGTTCGGCGGCTTCTGGTGGTCTTGGCGCCACCAGCTGACCGCGCTGGGCGATGCCGGATTCCGAGCCGTCGCCGTCGATCTGCGCGGCTATGGCGACTCGGACAAGCCGCCGCGCGGCTACGACGCCTGGACGTTGGCCGGTGACGTCGCCGGGTTGGTGAAGTCCCTTGGCGAGCCGAAGGCGCACCTGGTCGGGCATGACTGGGGTGGTCTCCTGGCCTGGACAGTCGCTGCACTGCACCCGCGCGTTGTGCAGTCGTTGGCGACGTTCTCTGCCCCGCACCCTCTTGCCCTAAGAGGACAGATCCGCCGGACTGCTCTGCGCAGGAGCCCACGAAATCAAGCCCGCGCGCTAAGACACCTGTTCACTGCCCAGCTCCCCATGCTGCCCGAGCGGCGCCTCACCAACGACGGCGCTGCCCTGATCGAAGACCGGCTGCGCTCCTGGTCGGGCAAGTACTGGGCCGAGCTACCCGAAGCCGCGCAGCGCTACCGGACCGCGATGCTGGTTCCTGGTACCGCGCACAGCTCGCTCGAGTACCTCCGTTGGGCTGTGCGCTCGCAGGTGCGCGGCGAGGGACGCCGGTTCACAGAGGCGCTAGGCCGCAAGATCGAGGCCCCCGTCCTGCAGCTCTATGGCGCCGACGACCCCTGCGTGCTGCCACGCACCCGTGGTACCTCCGCGCCCTGGATCGGTGGCGCTACCGAGGCGCACGAGCTCCCCATGGTTGGGCACTTCCCCCACGAAGAGGCCCCGGAGGCGACCAACGCGCTCCTAACCGCCTTCGTGAAGGGCTAG